A window from Salvia miltiorrhiza cultivar Shanhuang (shh) chromosome 2, IMPLAD_Smil_shh, whole genome shotgun sequence encodes these proteins:
- the LOC131008664 gene encoding DNA glycosylase/AP lyase ROS1-like — MVAKSKDPDWIPSTPKVKTASNRRKKSIGKTDADTSRMKGGASKKPKILKKRRQVRKRISSNKLAELTRVLRDIEKHTCTTTLNSSWMNAKKERSNTSIRRKDFKSGFAAHIIGVQDHTEDKVVVSCHGNTENHTQSEEDITDMDVSTQKMDCDGANTHDQNDCANNDDLFSSFFVPPSLNENVDCHGINNSVILEAQQVVVNETNGKEMAVAEVKDVAWVPLTPQIQAKVGYSEKESETTNNCKYFESNISGSDAPKCGKSESLIDILKKMCTRDKKPHKRKKIKRHNPKVGPITPCTPKPHTPKPAKKVKKKSVDSINIDAKATTSKRASRRKLDFGEECPAMGQEEDFGEECPAMGQEELMKPQVTADVSSEKGGPNTPKICTISCTQVQEEEADNTISCNGSILNASVAKITNLQENVENVLLIQGDKDVRDAQADFVVKKMQSLCINEERSDALVVAEKKYKGIVDLDKETMVVWNLLTRDDWNKAAEAEALGADHVEYMKRERKLLRNKLDVFLDRMDVVQGNRQFSPWKGSIVDSVVGVFLTQNASDHMSSTAFMALSSRYPPLSVDEQNSRIRLLDQQVMVVESASDKSEFIREVDPPIRVERRKGKGNKKQELPINWDDLRKQYSRGLSRERTEQNADSINWEAMRQASIEEVALVIIQRGMSKQLAERIKGFLDRLVRDHGSIDLEWLRNVPPPKAKDYLLSISGLGLKSTECVRLLALYYPAFPVDTNARRFFVRMGWVPLKKLPEGVKLHELNDYPSLDSVQKYMWSRACDNDHQLLYEIHCHSVTIGKSFCTKLQPNCKECPMRDECAHYASALASNKPRLQGFQANSSLEAPMLTNSDGNEVKHHSNSETIIELPSSPVVETTTMEPLCFQPIIELPPSPVVETTPMESLDIGDIEDIGTLSHVGYIGTLSRVERSKKIRTKKIRSFIGEDNEISQALVAINPNVASFQLPKQKLEYRLRTVHEVCELPDSHPFLATFSKRVHGDRCPYLLAIWTEDECSEEATTCDTGKPSLSREVVEYQKRIKGTILIPCFTANGGRFPLNGTYFQINEVFADHESSLRPIDVPRELIWNLKRRILYCGKNITSICRGMNMAEVAYLFNRGFICSRGFDTKCRDAVAMVNRFHG, encoded by the exons ATGGTGGCAAAATCCAAGGACCCTGATTGGATCCCATCGACGCCTAAGGTCAAAACTGCTTCAAATCGTCGTAAAAAATCGATAGGAAAAACAG ATGCAGACACCTCGAGAATGAAAGGTGGAGCTTCGAAAAAGCCCAAGATTTTGAAGAAGAGAAGACAAGTGCGGAAGAGGATTTCGTCGAACAAGTTAGCCGAGCTGACAAGAGTGCTTCGCGACATTGAAAAACACACGTGCACTACTACTCTCAACTCATCTTGGATGAATGCGAAAAAGGAAAGATCGAATACCTCCATAAGGAGGAAGGACTTTAAATCTGGTTTTGCGGCTCATATCATTGGAGTTCAAGACCATACAGAGGATAAGGTTGTGGTTTCTTGCCATGGGAATACAGAGAATCACACGCAGTCGGAAGAAGACATCACAG ATATGGATGTTAGTACACAGAAAATGGATTGTGATGGAGCTAATACACATGATCAAAACGATTGTGCTAACAATGATGATCTCTTTAG TTCCTTCTTTGTGCCTCCTTCGTTGAATGAGAATGTTGATTGCCATGGTATAAACAACTCTGTGATTCTTGAAGCTCAACAAGTGGTTGTAAATGAAACAAA TGGCAAGGAAATGGCAGTTGCAGAAGTCAAGGACGTTGCTTGGGTGCCACTGACACCTCAGATTCAAGCAAAAGTTGGGTACTCGGAGAAAGAAAGTGAAACTACAAACAACTGCAAATATTTCGAGTCAAATATTTCAGGGTCAGATGCTCCAAAATGTGGAAAATCAGAGAGCTTGATAG ATATTCTCAAGAAGATGTGCACACGCGATAAGAAACCGCACAAGAGAAAGAAGATAAAGAGACACAACCCCAAAGTCGGTCCTATCACACCTTGCACTCCCAAACCTCATACTCCAAAGCCCGCTAAGAAAGTGAAGAAGAAAAGTGTTGATTCCATCAATATTGATGCAAAAGCAACTACTAGCAAACGAGCGAGCAGACGTAAGTTGGATTTTGGTGAAGAATGTCCCGCCATGGGCCAAGAGGAGGATTTTGGTGAAGAATGTCCCGCCATGGGCCAAGAGGAGTTGATGAAGCCACAAGTTACAGCAGATGTTTCATCAGAAAAGGGAGGGCCGAATACCCCCAAGATATGCACGATTTCTTGCACACAAGTTCAAGAAGAGGAGGCGGATAACACGATTTCTTGCAACGGGAGCATTCTGAATGCTTCCGTTGCAAAAATCACAAACCTACAAGAGAATGTAGAAAATGTCTTGTTGATCCAAG GAGATAAGGATGTTAGAGATGCGCAAGCAGATTTTGTTGTGAAAAAAATGCAGTCATTATGCATTAACGAAGAGCGTAGTGATGCACTTGTTGTTGCGgaaaagaaatacaaaggaaTCGTTGATCTTGATAAGGAGACGATGGTTGTGTGGAATCTGTTAACGAGAGATGATTGGAACAAAGCTGCCGAAGCAGAAGCACTTGGTGCTGATCATGTGGAATATATGAAGAGGGAGAGGAAATTGCTTCGAAATAAATTGGACGTGTTTCTAGACCGCATGGATGTGGTTCAAG GAAATAGGCAATTCTCGCCGTGGAAAGGATCAATTGTAGACTCTGTAGTTGGTGTTTTTCTTACTCAAAATGCCAGTGATCATATGTCGAG TACGGCGTTCATGGCTTTGTCATCGAGATATCCGCCTCTATCCGTGGACGAACAAAACTCACGAATTCGTCTCTTGGATCAACAAGTGATGGTGGTGGAATCCGCATCCGATAAGAGTGAATTCATCCGTGAGGTTGATCCTCCTATACGAGtagaaagaagaaaaggaaaggGTAACAAGAAACAAGAATTGCCTATCAATTGGGATGACTTGAGAAAACAATACTCTCGCGGTCTCTCAAGAGAGAGAACTGAGCAGAACGCCGATTCTATTAATTGGGAAGCAATGAGGCAAGCATCGATAGAAGAGGTTGCTCTTGTTATTATCCAACGAGGCATGAGCAAACAACTTGCCGAAAGAATCAAG GGCTTTCTTGACCGCCTAGTTAGAGATCACGGCAGTATTGACTTAGAGTGGCTAAGAAATGTTCCACCACCTAAAGCAAA GGACTATTTATTGAGCATATCTGGTCTAGGATTGAAGAGCACCGAGTGCGTGAGGCTTTTGGCACTTTACTACCCGGCCTTCCCGGTTGACACGAATGCTCGTCGGTTTTTTGTTCGTATGGGATGGGTTCCATTGAAGAAACTACCCGAGGGAGTTAAGCTACATGAACTCAACGA TTATCCAAGTCTAGACAGCGTCCAAAAATACATGTGGTCACGCGCTTGCGACAATGATCATCAACTATT ATACGAAATACATTGTCACAGTGTTACTATTGGCAAG TCATTCTGTACAAAGCTCCAACCAAATTGCAAAGAATGCCCGATGAGAGATGAGTGTGCGCATTATGCAAGTGCACTTGCAAG CAATAAGCCTCGACTCCAAGGTTTCCAAGCTAACTCGAGTCTAGAAGCGCCAATGTTGACAAATTCAGATGGGAATGAGGTTAAACATCATTCAAATTCTGAAACAATCATAGAACTCCCATCATCTCCTGTGGTAGAGACAACGACTATGGAGCCACTATGTTTCCAACCAATCATAGAACTCCCACCATCTCCTGTGGTAGAGACAACGCCTATGGAGTCACTAGACATAGGGGATATAGAAGATATTGGCACATTGAGCCACGTGGGCTATATTGGCACATTGAGTCGCGTAGAGCGCTCGAAGAAGATACGTACGAAGAAGATACGTAGCTTTATTGGAGAAGATAATGAGATTTCACAAGCTTTGGTTGCTATAAATCCCAATGTTGCTTCATTTCAGTTGCCTAAACAAAAGTTAGAATATCGGTTAAGGACGGTACATGAAGT GTGCGAGCTGCCAGATTCACACCCTTTTTTGGCAACG TTTTCAAAGCGGGTACACGGGGACCGCTGTCCGTACCTTCTTGCAATCTGGACGGAAG ATGAATGTAGCGAGGAGGCTACAACGTGTGATACAGGAAAACCGAGTTTATCAAGAGAAGTTGTTGAATATCAAAAGAGGATTAAAGGAACTATTTTG ATACCATGCTTTACAGCGAATGGAGGGCGATTTCCTTTGAACGGGACATATTTTCAAATAAACGAG GTTTTTGCGGATCATGAATCTAGTCTGCGGCCTATAGATGTTCCTAGAGAATTGATTTGGAATTTGAAGAGACGAATTCTATATTGTGGCAAAAATATAACTTCAATATGCAGAG GCATGAATATGGCAGAAGTTGCTTATCTCTTTAATAGAG GTTTTATTTGCAGTAGAGGATTTGACACAAAATGTAGAGATGCAGTAGCAATGGTAAATAGATTTCATGGATAA